The Drosophila gunungcola strain Sukarami chromosome 3L unlocalized genomic scaffold, Dgunungcola_SK_2 000003F, whole genome shotgun sequence genome contains a region encoding:
- the LOC128258835 gene encoding microtubule-associated protein RP/EB family member 1: MSSKIKRAVNVHSTNVTSDNPSRYEMLSWVNSTLKAEFSKIEELCTGAAYCQFMDMMFPNSVPVKRIKFRTNQEHEHIHNFKILQAVFKKVVVDKVVPIERLIKGRFQDNLEFLQWFRKFFDANYDGREYDPVIARNGVTMGFGTHIVGPKCQKQSPKTTPRCESQKGLNITF; the protein is encoded by the coding sequence atgtcttctaaaattaaaagagcGGTTAACGTGCATTCAACCAACGTTACTTCGGACAATCCCTCGCGTTACGAAATGCTATCCTGGGTAAATAGCACGTTGAAGGCCGAGTTTTCGAAGATCGAGGAGCTGTGCACCGGAGCGGCTTACTGTCAGTTCATGGACATGATGTTCCCCAACTCGGTTCCTGTCAAGCGCATCAAGTTTCGCACTAACCAGGAGCACGAGCACATACACAATTTTAAGATCTTGCAGgcggtttttaaaaaagtggtTGTCGATAAGGTCGTTCCCATCGAAAGGCTGATCAAGGGACGCTTTCAAGATAACTTGGAATTCCTCCAGTGGTTCCGCAAGTTCTTCGATGCCAACTACGATGGCCGAGAATACGATCCAGTGATCGCTCGAAACGGAGTCACCATGGGTTTCGGCACTCATATTGTGGGCCCAAAATGCCAGAAACAGTCGCCCAAAACCACGCCTCGATGCGAAAGCCAAAAAGGGCTCAACATTACATTTTGA